The DNA region CTGCGCTTCCGGCTCGCGCTCGTGTACACGCTGGTGGCCCTGCTCCTGATCGGGGTGATCGGGCTGGGCGTGATGACCCTGCTGCTGCGTCAGATGGACGCGCAGTTCCAGACCCGGCTCAACGAGCGGGCCGACAGCCTCGCCGAGGCGTTCCTGAGCCGGGGGCAGAGCCTGGGCAAGTCGCCGGGGGGCGCGGGCGTCTACACCATGATCGTGGACGAGAACGGGCGGGTCCTCGCCGCTACGCCCGCCCTGCGGCAGTACGAGCGGGCGCCCTTCCCCTTCGAGGGGCAGGCCACGGTGCAGATCGGCGACCTTCCCGCCCGGACGACCACCCGCAGACTCGGCGACTTCGGCACCCTGTGGGTCGCGCTGCCGGAAGACGCCCTGATCGACGCCCGGCGCATCGCCCTGAACGCGCTGCTGCTCGCGCTGCTCGTCACGCCCCTGCTGATGTTCGTGGTGGGCTGGTGGGTGGGGCGCCGCGCCCTGGCGGGGCTGGGCGAGGCCGCCGACCTCGCTGACCGCATCGACCCCACCCGCAGCCTCGCCACCCTGCCCCTGCCCCCCCGCGAGGACGAGGTCCACCGCCTGCTCGCGGCCCTCAACCGCCTGCTCGTGCGGATCGAGGCGGGGCAGGCGCGGGAAAAGCAGCTTCTGGGGCAGATCGTTCACGAACTCGGGGCGCCCCTCACCGTCCTCAGGGCGAGCCTCACGCGGGCGGCCGAGCGCGGTGGGGACCCGGAGGTCGTGCGGGCTGCCCTCGTCGCCGACGAGCTGACCTTCACCACCCAGGACCTGATGCAGCTCGCGCGGGGGCAACTGGAGATGCGGCTGGTGTGGCACTTCATCCCGGCGGCGACCCTGCGCGGACGGCTCGACCGGCTGGTTCCGGGGCTGACCTTCGTGGGGGACTGGGACGGCATGATCCTGTGCGACCCCGACCGCCTGACCCAGGCGCTGCGCAACCTCCTCGCCAACGCCCGCCGCGCCGCCGGGCCGGAGGGTCAGGTCTCGGTGACCCTGCGGGAGACCTCCGAGCACGTCACCTTCACCGTGTGCGACTCCGGCCCCGGCCTGCCCGCCGACCTCGGTGAGCGCATCTTCGACCCCTTCGTGAGTGGCAGCGGCTCCAGCGGGCTGGGCCTGAGCGTGGCCCGCCAGATCGCCGTCCTGCACGGCGGCACGCTGACGGCGG from Deinococcus aetherius includes:
- a CDS encoding sensor histidine kinase — its product is MTRAPLRTARVAWRHSLRFRLALVYTLVALLLIGVIGLGVMTLLLRQMDAQFQTRLNERADSLAEAFLSRGQSLGKSPGGAGVYTMIVDENGRVLAATPALRQYERAPFPFEGQATVQIGDLPARTTTRRLGDFGTLWVALPEDALIDARRIALNALLLALLVTPLLMFVVGWWVGRRALAGLGEAADLADRIDPTRSLATLPLPPREDEVHRLLAALNRLLVRIEAGQAREKQLLGQIVHELGAPLTVLRASLTRAAERGGDPEVVRAALVADELTFTTQDLMQLARGQLEMRLVWHFIPAATLRGRLDRLVPGLTFVGDWDGMILCDPDRLTQALRNLLANARRAAGPEGQVSVTLRETSEHVTFTVCDSGPGLPADLGERIFDPFVSGSGSSGLGLSVARQIAVLHGGTLTAGSARAEGTRPGEAVGGAQFTLTLPGAALGDDEEEFGEETEVREPLRLS